In one Nicotiana sylvestris chromosome 8, ASM39365v2, whole genome shotgun sequence genomic region, the following are encoded:
- the LOC138876396 gene encoding uncharacterized protein, with protein sequence MVTLRSVIAIATAKGWVLQKMNVYNAFLQGDLEEEVYIHLSRGFSHSAGAKLVGAPIEVNQKLTISEFDHQFGVENDSLLADPGAYQRLIVDLEEESRSRASYVVYRFYQKSKKQNTIAHSSAEAEYKSLASTVAEIMGLVDLFTELGISLTLPAPLYCDSK encoded by the exons atggtcacTCTTAGATCTGTTATTGCTATTGCAACTGCAAAGGGTTGGGTCTTGCAAAAAATGAACGTGTACAATGCTTTCTTGCAAGGTGATTTAGAGGAGGAAGTATATATACATTTGTCACGGGGCTTCTCACATTCAGCAG GAGCCAAGCTTGTAGGGGCTCCTATTGAGGTAAATCAAAAGCTGACCATATCTGAATTTGATCACCAATTTGGTGTTGAAAATGATTCATTGCTCGCAGATCCTGGAGCCTACCAGAGATTGATTG TTGATCTTGAAGAAGAATCCAGGTCTAGGGCTTCTTATGTCGTCTACAGGTTCTACCAA AAATCCAAGAAGCAAAACACTATTGCTCATAGTTCAGCTGAAGCTGAGTATAAGAGCTTAGCTTCAACAGTGGCAGAGATTATGGGGTTGGTTGATTTGTTCACTGAATTGGGTATCTCTCTCACTCTGCCTGCTCCACTCTATTGTGATAGTAAATAA
- the LOC104214055 gene encoding ABC transporter C family member 10-like — MVLWLVFCGKYECSQKAGESCTSAFTTFLDPSSCTNHILVISADIFLLLILVFLYYTKFASTKSMLSSKFQEKSILSSCSYIFNGCLALAYLCFGTWKVSRKIITDQTILPLLQWLVPLSQGLAWLLLSLFSIKKQHTSSLGKLCLFLASLLAGFLCISSMWQVIVEKVVYTKSVLDLLPLPGVILMIVSASKDQKNLCTCEPLLGEETDACSKVEPKENTTPFAKAGVFSTVSFSWLNDLLKKGKEKTLIDEDIPELRQEDQAGTLYSSFKDQINKRKQKNPYTRPSVFSTIVFCQWKAIVVSGFFALIKTVTVSIGPLFLYAFIEVAKGKGAFRYKGYVLAGGILIAKCIESLAERQWFFRTRLIGLQIKSLLTAAIYDKQLRLSNTAKSTHSPGEIINYATVDTYKIGEFPYWFHQIWTTGVQICIALVIMYYAVGLATIPTLLLVVVSVLGNSPVAKSQHKYLTGLMVAQDKMLRAITEALTSMKVLKLYAWEKHFKNAIEKLREEEYKWLSAVQMQKGYYLVLFWSTPIIVSAVTFWSCYLLKVPLNTTNVFTFLATLRIVQEPIRSVPDILGVFIEAKVSFTRIEEFLEASELQNRPIKKKYKEKELEHSIIINSNGISWDANSPNPTVKSVNLHVKPGQKLAICGEVGSGKSTLLAAILGEVPSVDGLVQVHGTVAYVSQNAWIQTGTIRDNILFGSNIDQLKYQETLERCSLVKDLEMFPFGDETIIGERGVNLSGGQKQRVQLARALYQDADIYLLDDPFSAVDAHTSTCLFNEYVMGALSGKTVLLVTHQVDFLPTFDSILLMSEGKIIQSASFDQLLLFCEEFQNLINAHGDATKGESNGGCSLKETTKSSKENIHQLCAEEKLIAAVGEQLIKQEERETGYTGLKPYKQYVGQSNGFFYLLLAILSHLLYMVGQLGQNLLLAADLQSSNISKFNLILIYTSIGFGMSLTLFLRSYAVIDLGLKSSKSIFTKLITSIFRAPMSFNDSTPLGRILSRLSSDLSVLDLDMSFRFSQALASTLTTYFSLGILAALTWPILIVIIPTIYMTVILQRFYFASAKELMRIDGTAKSSVASHLAEAIAGAMTIRAFEEEDRFCTEYLHLVDRNAIAFFHSFSATEWLIQRLEILCAIVLSSSALAMVLRPFEASDSGYIGMALSYALSLNVFLVSSVQNQCMLENSIISIERLEQYMHIPSERPEIIEGNRPAPGWPSTGKVEIVDLKVRYQPNAPLVLQGVSCIIEGGYKVGIVGRTGSGKTTLISALFRLVEPTEGMIIIDGLNISTIGIHDLRSSISIIPQDPTLFSGTVRYNLDPLSQHTDQEIWEVLGKCQLRDVVQQKEGRLDSPVAQDGSNWSMGQRQLFCLGRALLKRRKILVLDEATASIDNATDSIIQKTIRTEFEDCTVITVAHRIPTVMDCTMILAISDGKLVEYDEPMNLVNKESSLFRQLVNEYWSHSQESI; from the exons ATGGTTCTCTGGCTGGTTTTCTGTGGGAAGTATGAGTGTTCTCAGAAAGCTGGAGAGAGTTGTACTTCAGCTTTTACAACTTTCCTTGATCCATCCTCATGCACCAATCACATACTCGTCATTTCTGCGGATATCTTTCTTCTGTTGATTCTTGTTTTCCTCTATTATACAAAGTTCGCATCAACAAAGAGTATGTTATCCTCTAAGTTCCAAGAGAAGTCTATCTTGTCGAGTTGTTCCTACATTTTTAACGGCTGTTTAGCTTTAGCATACTTGTGTTTTGGGACGTGGAAAGTTTCACGGAAAATCATCACGGATCAAACTATTCTACCTCTCCTTCAATGGCTGGTTCCGCTGTCACAAGGGCTCGCATGGTTGCTGCTAAGTTTATTTTCTATCAAGAAACAACATACTTCTTCACTGGGAAAGTTGTGTCTTTTTCTTGCAAGCTTACTAGCAGGATTTCTTTGCATTTCATCCATGTGGCAAGTAATTGTCGAAAAGGTAGTGTACACAAAATCAGTCTTGGACTTGTTACCACTTCCGGGGGTGATTCTGATGATCGTTTCGGCATCCAAAGACCAAAAGAATTTATGCACTTGTGAACCTCTGTTGGGAGAAGAAACCGATGCCTGTAGTAAAGTTGAACCAAAGGAGAATACAACTCCATTTGCCAAAGCTGGAGTTTTTAGCACAGTATCATTTAGCTGGTTAAATGATTTATTGAAGAAGGGCAAGGAGAAAACTCTTATCGATGAGGACATTCCAGAATTGAGGCAAGAGGATCAAGCTGGGACATTGTACTCTTCGTTTAAGGatcaaataaataaaagaaagcaaaaaaatcCATATACTCGGCCTTCTGTATTTTCAACGATAGTCTTCTGTCAATGGAAAGCCATAGTGGTATCTGGATTCTTCGCTCTGATTAAGACAGTGACGGTATCAATAGGACCGTTATTTCTTTATGCCTTCATTGAAGTTGCCAAAGGAAAGGGAGCTTTCAGATACAAAGGTTATGTGCTAGCTGGGGGAATCCTTATCGCCAAATGCATAGAATCATTAGCAGAGAGGCAATGGTTTTTCAGGACTAGATTAATCGGACTTCAAATTAAATCGTTGCTTACTGCAGCTATCTATGATAAGCAACTCCGGCTTTCAAACACTGCTAAGAGTACTCATTCACCTGGCGAGATAATAAACTATGCCACGGTTGATACCTATAAGATTGGTGAATTTCCGTATTGGTTTCACCAAATATGGACAACGGGTGTTCAGATATGCATTGCATTAGTCATAATGTATTATGCTGTGGGACTGGCTACCATACCGACTCTATTATTAGTGGTAGTAAGTGTGCTAGGAAATTCTCCAGTGGCCAAATCACAGCACAAGTACTTGACCGGGCTTATGGTTGCGCAAGATAAAATGCTGAGGGCCATAACAGAAGCACTTACTAGTATGAAAGTGTTGAAGTTGTACGCGTGGGAGAAACATTTTAAGAATGCTATTGAAAAGCTAAGAGAAGAAGAATACAAATGGTTATCAGCAGTGCAGATGCAGAAAGGATATTACCTGGTTTTGTTTTGGTCAACGCCAATCATAGTATCTGCAGTTACTTTCTGGTCTTGTTACTTACTCAAAGTCCCTCTGAATACCACTAATGTCTTCACATTCCTTGCCACTTTACGCATTGTTCAGGAACCTATTAGGTCAGTCCCCGATATTCTTGGAGTATTCATAGAAGCAAAAGTTTCCTTCACTCGAATTGAGGAATTTCTCGAGGCTTCTGAGTTGCAAAACAGACCTATCAAGAAGAAGTACAAGGAAAAGGAACTTGAGCATTCCATAATTATCAACTCCAATGGGATATCATGGGATGCGAATTCGCCTAATCCTACAGTGAAAAGTGTAAACCTTCATGTTAAACCAGGGCAAAAGTTAGCAATATGTGGAGAGGTTGGTTCTGGTAAATCAACACTTTTAGCTGCAATTCTCGGAGAAGTTCCTTCCGTTGATGGCCTG GTTCAAGTTCATGGAACAGTGGCATACGTTTCTCAGAATGCATGGATTCAGACAGGAACAATAAGGGATAACATTCTTTTTGGTTCCAACATTGATCAACTCAAGTATCAAGAAACACTTGAAAGGTGTTCTCTTGTCAAGGACCTTGAAATGTTTCCTTTTGGTGACGAAACGATTATTGGAGAAAGAGGTGTTAACCTTAGTGGCGGACAGAAGCAGCGAGTTCAGCTGGCACGTGCACTGTATCAAGATGCAGACATATATCTCTTGGACGATCCATTCAGTGCAGTTGATGCACATACCTCAACCTGTCTGTTTAAT GAATATGTCATGGGAGCTCTTTCTGGAAAGACAGTCTTGCTTGTTACTCATCAAGTAGACTTCCTTCCGACATTTGATTCAATATTG CTAATGTCTGAAGGGAAGATCATACAGTCAGCTTCCTTTGATCAGTTGCTTCTTTTTTGTGAAGAGTTTCAAAACCTCATTAATGCACATGGCGACGCAACAAAAGGTGAGAGTAATGGAGGGTGTTCTCTCAAAGAAACAACCAAAAgctccaaagaaaatatacatcaATTGTGTGCAGAAGAGAAGCTAATAGCAGCTGTCGGTGAGCAGTTGATCAAacaagaagaaagagaaacaggATACACTGGTCTTAAGCCTTATAAACAATATGTTGGCCAAAGCAATGGATTTTTCTACCTTCTTTTGGCTATATTATCACACCTCCTATATATGGTTGGGCAGCTTGGACAAAATCTATTGTTAGCTGCTGATTTACAGAGTTCAAATATCAGCAAATTTAATCTCATCCTAATATACACATCCATAGGATTTGGTATGTCGCTAActttgttccttaggtcgtatgcAGTGATTGATTTAGGCCTCAAGTCTTCAAAATCTATTTTTACTAAGTTAATAACCTCAATATTCCGAGCACCAATGTCATTCAACGACTCAACCCCACTTGGAAGAATACTTAGTCGG TTGTCTTCAGACCTCAGTGTTTTGGATCTTGACATGTCATTTCGATTCAGTCAAGCCTTGGCCTCAACCTTGACCACATACTTCAGCTTAGGAATATTGGCTGCTCTTACTTGGCCAATCTTGATTGTCATTATACCAACTATTTATATGACAGTGATTTTACAG AGATTCTATTTTGCTTCAGCAAAGGAACTCATGAGAATTGATGGCACAGCTAAGTCATCTGTTGCTAGCCATCTTGCTGAAGCGATAGCGGGAGCAATGACCATCAGAGCTTTCGAGGAGGAGGATCGTTTTTGCACAGAATATTTGCACCTTGTCGATAGAAATGCCATTGCCTTTTTCCATAGCTTTTCAGCAACCGAGTGGTTGATCCAACGTCTTGAAATACTCTGCGCCATAGTTCTCTCGTCCTCAGCCTTAGCCATGGTCTTGCGTCCCTTCGAAGCTTCTGACTCAG GATATATTGGCATGGCTCTATCGTATGCTCTTTCGTTAAACGTATTCCTAGTTTCTTCAGTCCAAAACCAATGCATGCTAGAAAATTCCATCATTTCCATAGAAAGATTAGAGCAATACATGCATATTCCTAGCGAACGCCCTGAAATAATAGAAGGCAATAGACCTGCTCCCGGTTGGCCTTCCACTGGTAAAGTGGAGATTGTTGATTTAAAG GTCAGATATCAACCCAACGCGCCACTAGTTCTACAAGGCGTTAGCTGCATAATCGAAGGTGGATATAAAGTTGGAATTGTAGGCAGGACAGGTAGTGGCAAAACAACTCTTATAAGTGCCTTGTTTCGCTTGGTAGAGCCAACGGAAGGAATGATCATAATAGATGGCCTAAATATCTCAACAATCGGGATTCATGACCTTCGATCTTCTATATCGATCATTCCACAAGATCCAACACTTTTTAGCGGGACTGTTAGATACAATCTTGATCCTTTATCACAGCATACTGATCAGGAAATATGGGAG GTTTTGGGAAAATGTCAACTTCGAGACGTTGTTCAACAGAAAGAAGGAAGGCTAGACTCCCCAG TGGCACAAGATGGATCAAATTGGAGCATGGGACAAAGACAATTGTTCTGTCTAGGAAGAGCATTGTTGAAACGAAGGAAAATACTAGTGCTTGACGAAGCCACTGCATCAATTGATAATGCAACAGATTCCATAATACAGAAAACAATAAGGACAGAATTTGAGGACTGCACAGTCATAACAGTGGCTCATAGAATCCCAACTGTTATGGACTGCACTATGATTCTTGCTATAAGTGATG ggAAGCTGGTAGAATATGATGAACCAATGAATCTTGTGAATAAGGAAAGTTCATTATTTAGGCAGCTTGTTAATGAATACTGGTCACATTCTCAAGAGTCAATATGA
- the LOC104214057 gene encoding uncharacterized protein — translation MAWRVAGKKGTLISLTKELAVRSRHAPASVSKTDLEKAQRKIPLLFGQLQGCFPNAAQWKSNYGSLLMCRSSIRYFHASLEALAWKKEPEALGLKIQKKGKFKKRTKDSSPPVEAPYVPPKLKRVANSSLSDRTVEIFEGMTIIELAKRCGESISVLQDILINVGEKVDSEYDPLGIDIAELVAMEVGVNVRRLHSNEGAEVLPRPPVVTVMGHVDHGKTSLLDALRLTSVAAKEAGGITQHLGAFVVGMPSGASITFLDTPGHAAFSAMRQRGAAVTDIVVLVVAADDGVMPQTLEAMSHAKAADVPIVVAVNKCDKPAANPERVKIQLATEGLALEEMGGDIQVVEVSAVTKIGLDKLEEALLLQAELMDLKSRVDGPAQAYVVEARVDRGRGPLATAIVKAGTLVCGQHVVVGTEWGKIRAIRDMLGKSTDRARPAMPVEIEGLKGLPMAGDDITVVHSEERARMLSEGRKKKFEKDRLRKMQEEKSGALIAEANSEDEEGEEKPKRVEMTMIVKADVQGTVQAVTDALKSLDSPQVFVNIVHGGVGPISESDVDLAQACGAFIVGFNIRNPPSSINQAATQAGVKIKLHRVIYHLLEDIGNSIVEKAPGTFETQVAGEAQVLSIFEIKGRSKARGEDVKIAGCRVMDGRLTKSSTMRLLRSGEVVFEGCCASLKREKQDVEAVGKGNECGLVIQNWVDFKVGDVIQCLEQVNRKPKFISSQSGAVRIEC, via the exons GTATTTTCATGCCAGTCTAGAAGCACTGGCTTGGAAAAAAGAACCCGAAGCTTTGGGTTTAAAGATACAGAAGAAAGGGAAGTTCAAGAAAAGGACAAAGGATTCCTCACCACCTGTTGAAGCTCCTTATGTGCCTCCCAAACTAAAAAGAGTTGCTAACTCCTCCTTATCAGATAGAACTGTAGAGATATTTGAAGGCATGACAATTATTGAGCTGGCCAAGCGTTGTGGAGAGTCGATATCTGTCTTGCAGGATATCCTTATAAATGTAGGGGAGAAAGTTGACTCGGAATATGATCCTCTCGGCATCGACATTGCCGAGCTCGTTGCGATg GAAGTTGGGGTAAATGTTAGGAGGCTGCATTCAAACGAAGGTGCTGAAGTCCTGCCACGTCCACCAGTGGTTACAGTGATGGGTCATGTTGACCACGGTAAAACATCCCTTTTAGACGCTCTACGTCTGACATCTGTGGCTGCTAAGGAAGCTGGAGGCATAACTCAGCATTTGGGTGCGTTTGTTGTTGGAATGCCTTCTGGGGCATCAATCACGTTCCTTGACACTCCTGGTCACGCAGCATTTAGTGCTATGCGACAAAGAGGTGCAGCAGTCACTGACATTGTTGTCTTGGTAGTGGCTGCTGATGACGGCGTTATGCCACAAACGCTGGAAGCAATGTCCCATGCAAAAGCAGCTGATGTTCCCATTGTTGTTGCCGTCAATAAATGTGACAAACCGGCAGCAAATCCTGAAAGAGTGAAGATCCAGCTCGCAACAGAAGGGTTGGCTCTCGAGGAGATGGGTGGAGATATTCAGGTTGTTGAAGTCTCTGCTGTAACTAAAATCGGGTTGGATAAGCTGGAGGAGGCGTTGCTTCTCCAAGCTGAGTTAATGGATCTGAAGTCACGTGTAGATGGACCGGCCCAAGCTTATGTGGTCGAAGCAAGGGTCGATAGGGGACGGGGTCCATTGGCTACTGCAATAGTGAAAGCTGGAACCCTTGTCTGTGGTCAGCATGTTGTCGTAGGTACCGAGTGGGGAAAGATCAGGGCTATTAGGGATATGCTAGGAAAATCAACCGATAGGGCTAGACCGGCTATGCCTGTGGAGATCGAAGGACTCAAGGGGCTTCCGATGGCCGGTGACGACATTACCGTCGTCCACTCTGAGGAAAGGGCAAGGATGCTTAGTGAAGGGAGGAAAAAGAAATTTGAAAAAGATAGACTTAGGAAGATGCAAGAGGAAAAATCAGGAGCTTTAATAGCAGAAGCTAATTCAGAAGATGAAGAAGGAGAAGAGAAGCCAAAGAGGGTTGAAATGACAATGATAGTAAAAGCAGATGTTCAAGGAACTGTCCAAGCCGTCACAGATGCATTGAAGAGTTTGGATAGTCCTCAG GTGTTCGTGAACATTGTCCATGGAGGAGTGGGGCCTATTTCTGAGTCTGATGTGGATCTAGCACAAGCTTGTGGGGCATTTATCGTTGGATTCAACATACGAAATCCACCCAGTTCAATAAATCAAGCAGCAACTCAAGCTGGCGTCAAG ATAAAACTCCATCGTGTGATCTATCATCTTTTAGAGGATATTGGCAATTCTATTGTTGAAAAAGCCCCCGGGACATTTGAGACACAGGTCGCAGGAGAGGCACAGGTACTGAGCATATTTGAGATTAAAGGAAGGAGCAAAGCTAGGGGAGAGGACGTTAAGATAGCTGGTTGTCGTGTCATGGATGGCCGTCTCACCAAATCATCGACAATGAGGCTTCTTAGGAGTGGTGAGGTTGTTTTCGAAGGATGTTGTGCATCGCTGAAGCGTGAGAAGCAGGATGTCGAAGCAGTTGGAAAGGGGAATGAATGTGGACTTGTGATTCAAAATTGGGTTGACTTCAAGGTTGGAGATGTCATCCAATGCTTGGAACAAGTCAACAGAAAACCAAAATTTATTTCATCGCAAAGCGGCGCTGTCAGAATAGAATGTTGA